From Streptomyces sp. HUAS MG91, the proteins below share one genomic window:
- a CDS encoding RelA/SpoT family protein has product MPDEAKPLTAATPDHQAAQGAAESGTPASGAPSVNGAKPAPPPGTKAAESPRPKPAAEQPRATPPPVIRAAANQPAARSGSSNRVRARLARLGVQRSNPYNPVLEPLLRIVRSNDPKIETSTLRQIERAYQVAERWHRGQKRKSGDPYITHPLAVTTILAELGMDPATLMAGLLHDTVEDTEYGLDTLKRDFGDQVALLVDGVTKLDKVKFGEAAQAETVRKMVVAMAKDPRVLVIKLADRLHNMRTMRYLKREKQEKKARETLEIYAPLAHRLGMNTIKWELEDLAFAILYPKMYDEIVRLVAERAPKRDEYLAIVTDEVQSDLRAARIKATVTGRPKHYYSVYQKMIVRGRDFAEIYDLVGIRVLVDTVRDCYAALGTVHARWNPVPGRFKDYIAMPKFNMYQSLHTTVIGPNGKPVELQIRTFDMHRRAEYGIAAHWKYKQEAVAGASKVRSDAPKSTGKDDHLNDMAWLRQLLDWQKETEDPGEFLESLRFDLSRNEVFVFTPKGDVIALPAGATPVDFAYAVHTEVGHRTIGARVNGRLVPLESTLDNGDLVEVFTSKASGAGPSRDWLGFVKSPRARNKIRGWFSKERRDEAIEQGKDAIARAMRKQNLPIQRILTGDSLVTLAHEMRYPDISSLYAAIGEGHVTAQSVVQKLVQALGGEEAANEDIAESAPPSRGRSKRRSNADPGVVVKGVDDVWVKLARCCTPVPGDPIIGFVTRGSGVSVHRSDCVNVDSLSREPERILEVEWAPTQSSVFLVAIQVEALDRSRLLSDVTRVLSDQHVNILSAAVQTSRDRVATSRFTFEMGDPKHLGHVLKAVRGVEGVYDVYRVTSARRP; this is encoded by the coding sequence TTGCCAGACGAGGCCAAGCCACTCACCGCCGCCACGCCCGACCACCAGGCTGCGCAGGGCGCGGCTGAATCCGGCACGCCCGCGTCCGGCGCCCCGTCCGTGAACGGCGCGAAGCCCGCTCCGCCGCCCGGAACCAAGGCTGCCGAGTCGCCGCGCCCCAAGCCCGCCGCCGAGCAGCCGCGCGCCACGCCGCCGCCCGTCATCCGTGCCGCCGCGAACCAGCCGGCGGCCCGCTCCGGCTCCTCCAACCGCGTCCGCGCCCGCCTGGCCCGCCTCGGCGTGCAGCGCTCGAACCCGTACAACCCCGTCCTCGAGCCGCTGCTGCGGATCGTGCGCAGCAACGATCCCAAGATCGAGACGTCGACGCTGCGCCAGATCGAGCGCGCCTATCAGGTGGCCGAGCGCTGGCACCGCGGCCAGAAGCGCAAGAGCGGCGACCCGTACATCACGCACCCGCTCGCCGTGACGACGATCCTCGCCGAGCTGGGCATGGACCCGGCGACGCTGATGGCCGGGCTGCTGCACGACACCGTCGAGGACACCGAGTACGGCCTCGACACCCTCAAGCGGGACTTCGGCGACCAGGTCGCCCTGCTCGTCGACGGCGTCACCAAGCTGGACAAGGTCAAGTTCGGCGAGGCCGCGCAGGCCGAGACGGTCCGCAAGATGGTCGTGGCGATGGCGAAGGACCCGCGCGTCCTCGTGATCAAGCTCGCCGACCGCCTGCACAACATGCGCACCATGCGGTACCTCAAGCGCGAGAAGCAGGAGAAGAAGGCGCGCGAGACCCTGGAGATCTACGCGCCGCTCGCCCACCGCCTGGGCATGAACACCATCAAGTGGGAGCTGGAGGACCTCGCCTTCGCGATCCTCTACCCCAAGATGTACGACGAGATCGTGCGGCTCGTGGCCGAGCGCGCCCCCAAGCGCGACGAGTACCTGGCCATAGTGACCGACGAGGTGCAGTCCGACCTGCGCGCGGCCCGCATCAAGGCGACCGTCACCGGCCGCCCGAAGCACTACTACAGCGTCTACCAGAAGATGATCGTCCGCGGCCGGGACTTCGCGGAGATCTACGACCTGGTGGGCATCCGCGTCCTCGTCGACACGGTCCGCGACTGCTACGCGGCACTGGGCACCGTCCACGCCCGCTGGAACCCGGTTCCGGGGCGGTTCAAGGACTACATCGCGATGCCCAAGTTCAACATGTACCAGTCGCTGCACACGACGGTGATCGGCCCGAACGGCAAGCCCGTCGAGCTCCAGATCCGTACGTTCGACATGCACCGCCGCGCCGAGTACGGCATCGCCGCGCACTGGAAGTACAAGCAGGAGGCCGTCGCCGGCGCCTCCAAGGTGCGCTCGGACGCGCCCAAGTCGACCGGCAAGGACGACCACCTCAACGACATGGCGTGGCTGCGCCAGCTCCTCGACTGGCAGAAGGAGACCGAGGACCCGGGCGAGTTCCTGGAGTCCCTGCGCTTCGACCTGTCGCGCAACGAGGTCTTCGTCTTCACGCCGAAGGGCGACGTCATAGCGCTGCCGGCCGGGGCCACCCCGGTGGACTTCGCGTACGCGGTCCACACGGAGGTCGGCCACCGGACCATAGGAGCACGCGTCAACGGACGCCTCGTGCCCCTCGAATCCACGCTGGACAACGGCGACCTGGTGGAGGTCTTCACCTCCAAGGCCTCCGGGGCCGGCCCCTCGCGCGACTGGCTCGGCTTCGTCAAGTCGCCGCGGGCGCGCAACAAGATCCGCGGCTGGTTCTCCAAGGAGCGCCGCGACGAGGCGATCGAGCAGGGCAAGGACGCCATCGCGCGGGCCATGCGCAAGCAGAACCTGCCGATCCAGCGGATCCTGACCGGCGACTCGCTCGTCACGCTCGCCCACGAGATGCGCTACCCCGACATCTCGTCGCTCTACGCGGCGATCGGGGAGGGCCATGTCACGGCGCAGTCCGTCGTGCAGAAGCTCGTCCAGGCGCTCGGCGGCGAGGAGGCCGCCAACGAGGACATCGCCGAGAGCGCACCGCCGTCGCGCGGCCGCTCCAAGCGCCGGTCCAACGCCGATCCGGGCGTGGTGGTCAAGGGCGTCGACGACGTCTGGGTCAAGCTGGCCCGCTGCTGCACGCCCGTGCCCGGCGACCCGATCATCGGCTTCGTGACCCGCGGCAGCGGCGTCTCCGTCCACCGCAGCGACTGCGTGAACGTGGACTCGCTGTCCCGCGAGCCCGAACGGATCCTCGAGGTCGAGTGGGCGCCGACCCAGTCCTCGGTCTTCCTGGTCGCCATCCAGGTCGAGGCGCTGGACCGGTCCCGGCTGCTGTCGGACGTGACGCGGGTCCTCTCGGACCAGCACGTGAACATCCTGTCCGCGGCCGTGCAGACCTCTCGCGACCGGGTGGCCACGTCGCGCTTCACGTTCGAGATGGGTGACCCGAAGCACCTCGGGCATGTGCTCAAGGCGGTACGGGGCGTGGAGGGCGTCTACGACGTCTACCGGGTGACCTCGGCCCGGCGCCCCTGA
- a CDS encoding adenine phosphoribosyltransferase produces the protein MTDIKELLLSRIRDVQDYPEPGVLFKDITPLLADPSAFTALTDALAELCVRHGATKVVGLEARGFILGAPVAIRAGLGFIPVRKAGKLPGATLSQSYALEYGTAEIEVHAEDLSADDRVMVIDDVLATGGTAEAALHLIRRAGAEVAGVAVLMELGFLPGRARLEPALQDAPLDALLVV, from the coding sequence ATGACCGACATCAAGGAGCTGCTCCTCAGCCGCATCCGTGATGTGCAGGACTACCCGGAGCCCGGCGTCCTCTTCAAGGACATCACCCCGCTCCTCGCGGACCCGTCGGCGTTCACTGCCCTCACCGACGCGCTCGCCGAGCTGTGCGTCCGGCACGGCGCGACCAAGGTCGTCGGCCTGGAGGCGCGCGGCTTCATCCTCGGCGCCCCGGTCGCCATCCGCGCCGGCCTCGGCTTCATCCCCGTACGCAAGGCGGGCAAGCTGCCCGGAGCGACGCTCTCGCAGTCCTACGCGCTGGAGTACGGGACCGCCGAGATCGAGGTGCACGCCGAGGACCTCAGCGCCGACGACCGGGTCATGGTCATCGACGACGTGCTCGCCACCGGCGGCACCGCCGAGGCCGCCCTGCACCTCATCCGCCGGGCCGGCGCCGAGGTCGCGGGCGTCGCGGTCCTCATGGAGCTGGGTTTCCTGCCCGGCCGCGCGCGTCTGGAGCCCGCACTCCAGGACGCCCCGCTCGACGCCCTGCTGGTGGTCTGA
- a CDS encoding DUF349 domain-containing protein yields MSSDPWGRVDETGTVYVRSADGTEREVGSWQAGSPDEALAYFKRKYDGLVVEIGLLERRVQTTDLSAKDAMTAIEHLRGQVTDAHAIGDLDALGKRLDKLVESVESRREERKAQKAKQSDEARHAKEALVVEAEELAQSEQWRAAGERLRALVDTWKGLPRLDRKSDDELWHRFSHARSAFSKRRKAHFASLDAQREEARKAKEKLVAEAEALSNSQDWGATAARYRELMTDWKAAGRAQREHEDDLWNRFRGAQDVFFAARSSVFAERDAEQGENLKLKEELAAEAEKLLPIEDLKAARAAFRSINERWEAIGHVPRDARPKVEGRMHAVERALQESEEAEWRRTNPEARARAAGLTGQLQAAVDKLRGQIEQARAQGNNAKADKLQKELDGRQALLDSALKGLQEFGG; encoded by the coding sequence GTGAGCAGCGACCCGTGGGGCCGCGTCGACGAGACGGGGACCGTGTACGTGCGTTCGGCCGACGGCACTGAGCGTGAGGTCGGTTCCTGGCAGGCCGGTTCTCCCGACGAGGCCCTTGCCTACTTCAAGCGCAAGTACGACGGCCTGGTCGTCGAGATCGGGCTCCTCGAGCGCCGGGTGCAGACAACGGACCTGTCCGCCAAGGACGCCATGACGGCGATCGAGCACCTGCGGGGCCAGGTCACCGACGCGCACGCCATCGGCGACCTGGACGCGCTCGGCAAGCGGCTCGACAAGCTGGTCGAGTCCGTCGAGTCGCGCCGTGAGGAGCGCAAGGCGCAGAAGGCCAAGCAGTCCGACGAGGCGCGGCACGCCAAGGAGGCGCTGGTCGTCGAGGCGGAGGAGCTGGCCCAGTCCGAGCAGTGGCGGGCGGCCGGTGAGCGGCTGCGCGCGCTGGTGGACACCTGGAAGGGGCTGCCGCGACTCGACCGCAAGTCGGACGACGAGCTGTGGCACCGCTTCTCGCACGCGCGCTCGGCGTTCTCCAAGCGCCGCAAGGCCCACTTCGCTTCGCTGGACGCGCAGCGCGAGGAGGCCCGCAAGGCGAAGGAGAAGCTGGTCGCCGAGGCGGAGGCGCTGTCGAACTCGCAGGACTGGGGCGCGACCGCGGCCCGGTACCGCGAGCTGATGACGGACTGGAAGGCCGCGGGGCGCGCGCAGCGCGAGCACGAGGACGATCTGTGGAACCGCTTCCGCGGCGCCCAGGACGTCTTCTTCGCGGCCCGCAGCTCGGTCTTCGCCGAGCGTGACGCCGAGCAGGGCGAGAACCTCAAGCTCAAGGAGGAGCTGGCCGCCGAGGCCGAGAAGCTGCTCCCGATCGAGGACCTGAAGGCGGCCCGTGCCGCGTTTCGCTCGATCAACGAGCGCTGGGAGGCCATCGGCCATGTTCCGCGCGACGCCCGGCCGAAGGTCGAGGGCCGGATGCACGCCGTGGAGCGTGCCCTCCAGGAGTCGGAGGAGGCCGAGTGGCGGCGTACGAACCCGGAGGCGCGGGCGCGTGCCGCCGGTCTGACGGGGCAGCTCCAGGCCGCCGTCGACAAGCTCCGGGGCCAGATCGAGCAGGCCCGCGCCCAGGGCAACAACGCCAAGGCCGACAAGCTCCAGAAGGAGCTCGACGGGCGTCAGGCGCTGCTGGACTCGGCGCTGAAGGGGCTCCAGGAGTTCGGCGGCTGA